A DNA window from Enoplosus armatus isolate fEnoArm2 chromosome 9, fEnoArm2.hap1, whole genome shotgun sequence contains the following coding sequences:
- the gja9a gene encoding gap junction alpha-9 protein has protein sequence MTRGDLSHHRQSVHAAASHNGRVKMGDWNFLGGILEEVHIHSTMVGKIWLTILFIFRMLVLGVAAEDVWNDEQTDFICNTEQPGCRNVCYDLVFPISLIRYWVLQVIFVSSPSLVYMGHALYRLRALEKARQKKKALLRRELELVDVELAEARKRIEREMKQLDQGKLNKAPLRGSLLRTYVAHIVTRSVVEVAFMTGQYLLYGFHLYPLFKCERDPCPNAVDCYVSRPTEKSVFMVFMQCIAGISLFLNILEIMHLGYKKIKKGILDFYPHLRDERDDLDDYYVNKCKKESVVQICAARKATIASAPSDYNLLMERVQGPIMYPNLIKPSTFLPLQGELATQQDLDDSRCSAQSPPDCKCTLTTNEPCSPCCDSLINPKQEAEDFLHLPPHSKEDDSSERGSPDSPKCQQKPAHPSSFPTLPVSASRRPWRAHGSFKCSTVLEGKSSDTDSYGGGPPSSQTQSKPDAKHQSRPSTPESLDDSSSGSRHNPRPPSSNCKTSMASNASSRRTSDLQI, from the exons ATGACCCGAGGAGATTTAAGTCACCACCGGCAGTCTGTCCATGCTGCTGCAAG TCATAATGGCAGAGTGAAGATGGGGGACTGGAACTTCCTTGGGGGGATTTTGGAGGAGGTGCATATCCATTCCACTATGGTAGGCAAAATCTGGCTCACCATCCTTTTCATCTTCCGTATGCTGGTCCTTGGGGTGGCAGCGGAGGATGTGTGGAACGACGAGCAGACTGACTTCATATGCAACACTGAGCAGCCTGGATGCAGAAACGTGTGCTACGACCTGGTTTTCCCGATCTCCCTCATCCGCTACTGGGTGCTGCAGGTCATTTTTGTGTCATCTCCCTCTCTGGTTTACATGGGCCACGCTCTGTACAGGCTGCGGGCGCTGGAGAAGGCACGGCAGAAGAAGAAGGCTCTCCTGAGGAGGGAGCTGGAGTTGGTGGATGTGGAGCTGGCAGAAGCCAGGAAGAGGATTGAGCGGGAAATGAAACAGCTCGATCAGGGTAAGCTTAACAAAGCTCCTCTGCGGGGCTCTCTGCTGCGTACCTACGTGGCTCACATTGTAACTCGCTCTGTCGTTGAAGTGGCCTTCATGACAGGCCAGTACCTCCTTTATGGCTTTCACCTCTACCCGCTCTTCAAGTGTGAGCGGGATCCTTGTCCCAACGCTGTAGACTGTTATGTTTCCAGaccaacagagaaaagtgtCTTCATGGTGTTCATGCAATGCATTGCTGGAATTTCCCTCTTCCTAAACATCTTGGAGATCATGCATCTGGGTTACAAGAAGATTAAAAAGGGCATCTTGGACTTCTACCCTCACTTGAGAGACGAGAGAGATGACCTTGATGACTACTACGTCAACAAGTGTAAAAAAGAATCTGTTGTGCAAATATGTGCAGCCAGAAAGGCAACAATTGCCTCTGCACCAAGTGACTACAACCTCTTGATGGAGAGGGTGCAGGGCCCAATTATGTACCCAAACCTTATCAAACCTTCAACTTTTCTACCTCTGCAGGGCGAGCTGGCTACTCAGCAGGATTTGGATGATTCCAGATGTTCAGCTCAAAGCCCCCCAGATTGTAAGTGCACCTTGACTACCAACGAGCCCTGCTCTCCGTGCTGCGACTCCCTGATCAATCCAAAGCAGGAGGCTGAGGACTTTTTACATCTTCCCCCGCACAGTAAGGAGGATGACAGCAGTGAAAGAGGGAGCCCAGACTCTCCAAAATGCCAACAGAAGCCAGCTCACCCTTCCTCCTTCCCCACGCTGCCAGTCAGTGCATCGAGGAGGCCGTGGAGGGCTCATGGCTCTTTCAAATGCTCCACAGTGCTGGAGGGTAAAAGCTCTGACACGGATTCTTACGGGGGTGGACCTccctcctctcaaacacagtCAAAGCCAGATGCCAAACATCAAAGCCGGCCCTCCACCCCTGAGTCACTGGATGACTCCAGCTCAGGATCCAGGCACAACCCCAGACCTCCTTCTTCCAACTGCAAAACATCAATGGCAAGTAATGCAAGCAGCAGACGAACGTCAGACCTGCAGATCTAA